Within the Bradyrhizobium ottawaense genome, the region TGCCTTGCGCTGACAGCATCGCGGCATGGGCCTTGGACGCGGCGATGTCCTGGGCATAGAGGTGTCGATCAACGTCGATCGAGACATTGATTTCCTCCATGATTGCATCGGGACGCTCGGTGAACCGGCCGCCCCACATCTTGTTGCTCATGACTTCCCGTGCCCTGTCGTCTAAAGCCTTGATTATCGTCGAACCCAGCGAAACGCCGTGCCGGTTTCATTCGTAATATGGGCACTGCATAGCCGTATCTGACACAGGATGACAAACGATATGCCCGATTTGCCCACCCCCCGCCCGGCCGCCTCGCGCCGGATCCCGCTCGCCATCGGCGCGGTCGCGGTCGGGGCACTGATCGGTTTTGCCGCGGTCTACGGCTTCGGCGCCTTCAAACGCGGCCCGGCCGGCGATTCCGCCTGCAACGGGGCCGTCGACCTCGCCCGCAAGATCGCGCCGCTGGCGCAGGGTGAAGTGGCGGCGCTGACCATGGCAACCACCCCGCTGCGGCTGCCCGACCTCGCCTTCGAGGATGCCGACGGCAAGCCCAAAAAGCTGTCGGACTGGCGCGGCAAGACGGTGCTGGTGAACCTGTGGGCGACCTGGTGCGTGCCCTGCCGCAAGGAAATGCCGGCGCTGGACAGCCTGCAGACCAAGCTCGGGGGCAAGGATTTCGAGGTGGTCGCCATCAACATCGACACCCGCGACGCCGAAAAGCCGAAAAACTTCCTGAAAGACGGCAACCTGGCCGGACTCAGCTATTTCAGCGACCAGAAAGCCAAGGTTTTTCAGGATCTTAAGAACATAGGCAAGGCGCTGGGGATGCCGACCTCGGTGCTGGTCGACGGCCAGGGCTGCGAGATCGCCAACATTGCCGGTCCGGCCGAATGGGCCAGCGACGACGCCATCAAGCTGATCAAGGCCGCCGTGCAGCCGGCCAAGGCGGGGTTTTAGGCCGTAATATTGAGGTTGCCGCCAACACCGGCACCAAGATTGGCCGTGGAAGGCGAGGCTTGGCCGCCGAGCAGGGTCTGAACCGCGAACTTTTCGGCGTCCGAGTTGGACTTCATGATCGAAGTCGCGACCTGCATCTGCGTGTTGCCCGCCTGCATGGCGAGCATGCTCGATACCATTGCCATCATATCCATACGCAGAACTCCCGAACGCGGGGGAGACCCTAGCGCGAGGGGGTTAATGAATTCTGGAAATGGACGCGCGACGCGGCGCGCTCAATCGTCATACGCGGGCTGGACCCGCGTATCCATCAATCTTCGTAAAAGCATCTTTGCAGATGGATTGCCGGGTCAAGCCCGGCAATGACAATCTACCTTGTCGGGACCGGCTTGTCGCCGCGGTAGTCGTAGAAGCCGCGTTGGCTCTTGCGGCCGAGCCAGCCGGCCTCGACGTATTTCACCAGCAGCGGGCACGGCCGGTACTTGGAATCCGCCAGCCCCTCGTGCAGCACCTGCATGATCGACAGACAGGTATCGAGCCCGATGAAATCGGCCAGTTCCAGCGGCCCCATCGGATGGTGCGCGCCGAGCTTCATCGCCGCGTCGATCGCCTCGACATTGCCGACGCCTTCATAGAGCGTGTAGATCGCCTCGTTGATCATCGGCAGCAGGATGCGGTTGACGATGAAGGCCGGGAAATCCTCGGATACCGCGATCTGCTTGCCGAGCTTGGTGACGAAGGCCTTGGCCGCATCGAAGGTCTCGTCGTCGGTGGCGATGCCGCGGATCAGTTCGACCAGCTCCATCAGCGGCACC harbors:
- a CDS encoding 3-hydroxybutyryl-CoA dehydrogenase, which encodes MAVTIKKVGVIGSGQMGNGIAHVAALAGYHVVLNDLSADRLKSAMATINGNLSRQVSKKLITEDARKQALDRIVSAESLDELADCDLVIETAVEKEEIKRKIFHDLCAVLKPEAIVASNSSSISITRLAASTDRPERFIGIHFMNPVPLMELVELIRGIATDDETFDAAKAFVTKLGKQIAVSEDFPAFIVNRILLPMINEAIYTLYEGVGNVEAIDAAMKLGAHHPMGPLELADFIGLDTCLSIMQVLHEGLADSKYRPCPLLVKYVEAGWLGRKSQRGFYDYRGDKPVPTR
- the tlpA gene encoding thiol:disulfide interchange protein TlpA, with product MTNDMPDLPTPRPAASRRIPLAIGAVAVGALIGFAAVYGFGAFKRGPAGDSACNGAVDLARKIAPLAQGEVAALTMATTPLRLPDLAFEDADGKPKKLSDWRGKTVLVNLWATWCVPCRKEMPALDSLQTKLGGKDFEVVAINIDTRDAEKPKNFLKDGNLAGLSYFSDQKAKVFQDLKNIGKALGMPTSVLVDGQGCEIANIAGPAEWASDDAIKLIKAAVQPAKAGF